The DNA sequence ACTCGATCTCTTTATTAAACATTGCAATGCAGTGTGCCTGCGCAATAAGAGTATCGCGGTAACTTGCCTTATTGACATCTTTTGCTCCTCTGTTGAAAAGAATTACCTTCTCTATTTTTGAAACCTTATCACTGGTTGGAATTAATATACAACTGCCAGCCAGTTCTTTGGTAGCAGATATGCCGGGTAAAATTCCTTTTTTAATCTCATAGACTTTCATCTGAAATTCTATACCCAGGCCTATTTCTCCGAATCTGTACGTTACCTTTTCACCCTTTTTAGGCTTGTTGGTAATATCTTTCCAGATTCCGTTTTTCTGCTTCTTATAAAGATACCATTCATAGTCACCTTTCAGACCGAATGACAGCCCTGAAGGTTTTATCTCATAGGTATACGTTGTTCCTACCAGAGGATTCTGATTCCCGATTATACTTCCTGTCATGGCTTAGCTGTAATAAAGTTCGTCTGTACCTTTTGTATCTTCCTTGAATTCATCAAAATCCACAACGGGATTGTAAACCTGCTGTTCCTGCGTATTCGCTTTGGCAACCTGGCTTTTACCGACTTCACTCTGCTGTCCATGTTTGAGAATGGTAATTTTTCCTCCCGTACTGCACATCAGTTCTGAGATTTCCGTAAGACAGCTTTTTCCCATCACTTTTACTTTTTCATACGTCTTCTGCCACTTTCCGGCAGGAGCATAAGCACATGGAAGATAACCTCCTGAAGTTGGCTTAAGTTTACACTGTCCAAATGGTTGTGCTGCAGGATCAAGCTGAAGGTCGTCTTCTGTTACAGCCAGATAATCGGCCTGTCCATCTCCGTCATTCCAGTAATGTTTCTGATGGCTGGTAACTTTAAATTTCGGAAATTTGAATCCCTGATTACACTGCACGGTTGCCTTCTGTACAATAAAATATTTACCTTCATGGGGACTGGAGCCACTGTCTTCTTTTTTATCTTTCTTTTCTTCTTTATTGGTTGGTTCTTCTGCTGTTCCAGATGATTGCTCTTCATTTTCTGAAGGTTCTTCTATTGAATTTTCTTCTTCAGAAGCAACATCTTCTGTAGACTCCTGCTCAGAAGATGCAGAGATATTTTGAGATTCTGTTTCCTCAGCCATAAGTTGTGGATCTTCCGGAATAAGAATGGTTTTTCCGGGAACAGGCTCCTGCATGACATCTTCCGGCGGGCAGTGGAGGTTATGATAGGTTTTTAAAATGCCCTCATTTTTCAGCTTAAACTGCCGGGCCAGCGAACTGAAAGTATCGCCTTTTTGTGTGACATAATTTTTCATATTATCCTTGTGTTATATTGATATGGTGCTGGTGAATAAATTCATCTTCATGACTGAGTAAAACTGAAGCTTTAGCCTGTAGAAGATTCTTATTTTTTGTGTGGGTGGTGTATTCTAAAATTATATTTCCTTGTGCGGGTTCAGCTGCAGAATCCTTAAACTTAATACCGCGCATGATTTCCTGTGGAGTACATCGCTCTGTGATTTTACCGTTTAAAATGGTCAAAGCAGAGTTTTCATCATCATTTGACTGTTCAATATTGAGTTCACATTGTACAGGAAACGAATTCTGTAAAAAATAAAAAGATTCTTTCCATTTTATCTTTCTTTGGAACCAATCTATTTTGGGAAACAAAGTCTGAAACAGGAGTGTACTTTGCAATTGCTGCAAGAAAACCGTTTCATCGCTGATGTTCCTTTCAAACGAATCCATGTAATTTTGAGTAATTTCTCCTACATAAAACTCTTCAAGATCTTTACGCTGATGGGTAAATGTGTCTGTGATTTTCTTGTGGTCCGCAAAGCCGGTAATTTGTCCTTTGTCATTCACAATAAATTCAAGAGGCATAATACTTTTCATGCAGGAAATGGATAAGCTGCTTACTTTATCATCGGGCGTATTTCCATTAGATTTAAAATCGTTCTGGCTATAGCTTAAAATATATTGATCCGTACTTTTGTTTTTGTCTAAAGCAAGCTCAATGATATAATCAATAGTAACGGAAGGTTCAAACGGACTTTCAAAGGTCTCATTCACGGAATATGTTTTCGCAAAAAAAGACTCAGAAAATTTTGAAGGAAAACTGTTTTTTCTTTCCTGTTCTTTTTGAACCTCTGTTTTAAAATTGATGGGAACATAGATATTTTTAACCTCATTAAGATTTTCGAACCAAACCTTATCCATCTTTTGGCAATGGGAATTGTGAAACAGCTTTAGTTCCTCACCAGTCATGCCCAGCCGGGAAGCTATAGAGGTCAATGTGTCTCCATTCCGTACCTGATATTGTAAGAAATCAATTTCCATCCAATGTGAATTATAGGATAAAGCTATTAAAAAACTCTATTTGAAATTAATTTTTAGGGTTAAATTTTAAAAATTGTAGTAGAATTACGACATAGATTTGAATCGTAGTGCAAAACCACCCCGTCAAAAATTCTTTGAATTTTCGCCACCCCTCCGGAGGATGGGAATTTTTACTTCTTCAGTTGAGATGTTTGGCCTGGATTGGAATTTTTATTGATGTTTTTGTTGTGAATAAATATGGCTGGATTCCTACGGAATGACAAACTGTATGGGTAAGACATCATTGCAATTGTGTCATTCCGTAGGAATCTTAGCTGCTATAAGGCTTTTAAAGCTTGTGTACTTTTAAAACAGTTAGTAGTAACTTAAAATAAGCCAACAAGAAAACTTTTGTGACTTTTGTGGTTTCATAATATATAGTACAACCAAAAGTTATTATTAATTTTAAAGCCATAAAAAGCAAATATGAAGAATAGATTCTTATGCGGAGTTTTCATAATATTGATCAGTTTAGGCTCTGTGTATGCTCAGAAGTCAGGTGATCAAGCGACTGTTTTTTTTACCACGAAAGCAAAGGATACTGTAAGGATCAACGAAACATTCAATGAAAATGATACAACAAATAGTAAGGGCTTAAAAAAACAGCTGAAACCTATTCAGTCCAATTTTAAAAGGATTAATTCTATAACAAAATGGACCTCTGTCAAAAAGAATAATATTGAAGGCGAATCTGCAGAAGGCGGGGAGGCTACATTTTATTATACGGATAAGGGCTTGGAAAAAGTTATTGCCAGGCATTATGGCGAAATGGGGCAGAAGCTGATAGAATATTATCTTCTTAACGGACAGCTATCGTTTGTTTTCGAGAAAGAGTATAGGTATAACCGACCGCTTTTCTATGATGTTAAAGCAATGACAGAAAATAATGATACGGAAGCATTTGATTTGAAAAAATCAGAAATTACAATGATCAGAAATTATTTTGAAAACGGAAATATTATTTTAATCAATGCTACTACGGGACGCGGGTATAATATCAGTGCTGATCATCCGGCTGAACAGGAGAAAGAGATCAAAGAAGATTTTAAAAGGCTTTTGGAGCTTGTGAATTAAAGGTGCGCTATGGTTTATCAGCTTTAATAATATTCAGTCTTTCTTCCACCTCATTGATTCTCTTGAGCCAATAGTTGATTCCTTCCTGATTGGTTACCGTTTCTTTGAAAGCATTACGGCTTACGGACCATAGATGTGAGCCATTTTTTTGATAATCCAGTTCCCGTTCCTTTTTATTTTCAGGTTCTATCCGGTATCTCCAGAATACCAGAGATTTCATATACTCTGAACGAACTTTTTCCAGATAATCAATAATGGCCTTTCTGTCCTGCGGAATATATCCGGGACCAGAGCATCCACATGAATGAAAAGTGATTCCTACAGTATACAAATCACGGATGTGCGCCCATTGCTTGTCGTCATTTTTTGGAGGGGATTTAAAATCAAGTCCCATATTGGCCATCAGGTTTCCACATTCGGGGCATTTGGCTTCCACCGAAGTCTGAGCATCCCGATCCACGTCTTTAAGGTGGCGGCGTTTGAAAGTTTTCTGGCAGTTGAAACAGGCATAATGTCCTTTGTAAACCATCATGGAGTATCGGCACATATTAAAGTCTTATTCTTTGGTTATAAGTTATTTTTTATTTGTTTTTCCTCTTCATTAAAATTGATTCCCATGAGACTGCTGGCACTTCTGGGATCGTAGACCGACCATATATCTCCCCAGGGAAATTTGAAGGTGCAGCTTGGGTAAGGTTTTTTCTTTTTTTGGGTTGGAAGCATTTCCAGGATTTGGATAAGAAAAGTATTGTTTCTGTGAAAAACGTTCATTTCTTTTTCCTCTGTCCATTCATTCCAGTCTTTGGCATCACCATTTTCCCATGTGTTCATATGGATTATGTCCAGCTGATCTTCAAAAAAACATAAGCTGAAAGATAACTGGTACCCCAGTACTTCTATATGCTTAAAATAATACCAAAAATACCCGGTTTTTACATCCCACATATTATGATAATTTTCTTTATAAAAATCAGTCTGCTTCAGCTGATCAAGACTCATTCCCCGATAAAGCCGTGTATTGAAGGTTTTCAGCTCTATAACTCCATTTTCACTGTTAATCAGCATGTCCCAAAAAATTGAAGCCATAAATATACCCGTTTTTTCTTTATAGACAACGAATAATATTTACAGCTTCTGGTAGAAATAGAAATATCGGTGTGTTATTTTGGCTATGGGTTTGAAATTATTAATGTAGAGGGGATATCAGAAAGCCAGAGACTTTTTGTATCAATCAGATTTTTCCAGCTTTTACTACTGATCAGCATCAGATCCTGAGCGTTCAGAAATTCTTTCTCAATCTTTTTCTCATTGTACAGCGTAATATGATTCGGGGCTACCTGTTCAATACTTCTGATAAGTTCCTTTACTTCAATATTGTTCCGGATCTGTCCTGCTGCATCCAGAATGATAATCTGAGAATTGTTATTATTGATCAGTCTTTTAGCATATTCAAGAAGATAAAAATCACTCAGATTAAAGATCGGAACAAATACTTTATCGGCTGTTTTAAAATCTTTTTCCACCAAAATTCCTACAGGAATATTGGTTTTATCC is a window from the Chryseobacterium indologenes genome containing:
- a CDS encoding DUF4280 and LysM peptidoglycan-binding domain-containing protein, whose product is MKNYVTQKGDTFSSLARQFKLKNEGILKTYHNLHCPPEDVMQEPVPGKTILIPEDPQLMAEETESQNISASSEQESTEDVASEEENSIEEPSENEEQSSGTAEEPTNKEEKKDKKEDSGSSPHEGKYFIVQKATVQCNQGFKFPKFKVTSHQKHYWNDGDGQADYLAVTEDDLQLDPAAQPFGQCKLKPTSGGYLPCAYAPAGKWQKTYEKVKVMGKSCLTEISELMCSTGGKITILKHGQQSEVGKSQVAKANTQEQQVYNPVVDFDEFKEDTKGTDELYYS
- a CDS encoding LysM peptidoglycan-binding domain-containing protein → MEIDFLQYQVRNGDTLTSIASRLGMTGEELKLFHNSHCQKMDKVWFENLNEVKNIYVPINFKTEVQKEQERKNSFPSKFSESFFAKTYSVNETFESPFEPSVTIDYIIELALDKNKSTDQYILSYSQNDFKSNGNTPDDKVSSLSISCMKSIMPLEFIVNDKGQITGFADHKKITDTFTHQRKDLEEFYVGEITQNYMDSFERNISDETVFLQQLQSTLLFQTLFPKIDWFQRKIKWKESFYFLQNSFPVQCELNIEQSNDDENSALTILNGKITERCTPQEIMRGIKFKDSAAEPAQGNIILEYTTHTKNKNLLQAKASVLLSHEDEFIHQHHINITQG